Proteins found in one Zea mays cultivar B73 chromosome 1, Zm-B73-REFERENCE-NAM-5.0, whole genome shotgun sequence genomic segment:
- the LOC103645175 gene encoding E3 ubiquitin ligase BIG BROTHER-related-like produces the protein MVMDMDMNFYLRRALSARRIHQPPQGNFRLLLPRASNCISRGRALDPACFVAGRALDSNPSLDPPQPTAVAVEATDDGAAEAARRPFTALSQEEAYLALARVLQEQERAYMLLRMNGGGGEGSDYGSSDEGSYEYDEEGEEDYEEELELSLVSAIEAWQEVDPDEYSYEELVALGEVVGTENRGLSADTLASLPSVTYKLQHVQDGNTEQCVICRVELEEGESLCDVLWTTITHNITANSN, from the exons ATGGTCATGGATATGGATATGAATTTCTACCTGCGG CGTGCGCTATCCGCTCGACGGATCCACCAGCCGCCGCAAGGAAACTTCCGCCTCCTCCTACCGCGCGCTAGCAACTGCATCTCCCGGGGCCGAGCTCTCGATCCGGCGTGCTTCGTCGCCGGCCGAGCCCTCGATTCGAACCCTAGCCTTGACCCGCCCCAACCTACCGCGGTGGCTGTCGAAGCCACAGATGACGGTGCGGCCGAGGCGGCCAGGAGGCCCTTCACGGCCCTCAGCCAAGAGGAAGCTTACCTCGCCCTCGCCCGCGTCCTGCAGGAGCAG GAGCGGGCGTACATGTTGCTTCGGATGAACGGGGGCGGTGGCGAGGGCAGCGACTACGGGAGCTCTGATGAAGGGAGCTACGAATATGATGAAGAGGGAGAGGAGGACTACGAAGAGGAACTGGAGCTCTCGCTGGTCTCAGCGATT GAGGCATGGCAAGAGGTTGATCCAGATGAATACTCTTATGAG GAGCTAGTCGCATTGGGTGAAGTAGTTGGCACAGAAAACAGAGGTCTCTCTGCCGATACACTTGCTTCTTTACCTTCAGTAACATACAAGCTGCAACATGTTCAGGATGGCAACACGGAGCA ATGTGTAATTTGCCGTGTGGAATTGGAGGAGGGTGAATCTTTATGCGATGTTTTATGGACAACAATTACACACAACATAACAGCCAATAGTAATTAA